A single region of the Pseudomonas sp. B21-023 genome encodes:
- a CDS encoding tail protein X yields the protein MAMTCRTSDGDLLDTLCYQHYGHLNGTVELVLQENPGLADEPQPYRAGVIIVLPELAAPSIETIELWG from the coding sequence ATGGCAATGACATGCAGAACGTCTGACGGGGATCTGCTGGACACGCTGTGCTACCAGCATTATGGGCACCTCAACGGCACCGTCGAGCTGGTGCTGCAGGAGAACCCTGGGCTGGCGGATGAGCCGCAGCCCTACCGCGCCGGGGTGATCATCGTGCTGCCCGAGCTGGCAGCACCGTCGATCGAGACAATCGAGCTGTGGGGATGA